From one Eucalyptus grandis isolate ANBG69807.140 chromosome 9, ASM1654582v1, whole genome shotgun sequence genomic stretch:
- the LOC104419489 gene encoding probable endo-1,3(4)-beta-glucanase ARB_01444, producing the protein MVKKLLRKAQLFVTKSFHKRRRPSPPRPYNPPPPSPPPPPFPPPPPPPPPAAMSPPQPQFPFVFPRAESTVLPDPSPFFAPGLLGAPLPTNSFFQNFALNSGDQAEYIHPYLVKPSPSSVAVSFPSRFATSAFLYQVFTADLTVSAASAGGDGDGGGGDAGAGAPRHVISSYSDLSVTLDFAASGLRFVLARGSPYLTCLVNRGVEVAIATIHAILSLSSNSSRTKHTVKLNNNQTWLVYTSSPISFRHSLNAMTSGRFSGVIRIACLPDAGSFSEEVLDRFSSSYALSGDAVLTRPFCVEYKWEKRGWGDLLMLAHPLHVQLLSPDDCGVTVLEDFKYRSIDGDLVGVVGDSWVLKSDPVSVTWHSIRGIKEESRDEIIQALSRDVESLDPAAITTASSYFYGKLIARAARLALIAEEVSYPEVIPAVGKYLKSTIEPWLDGTFSGNGFLYDAKWGGIITKLGSKNAGEDFGFGLYNDHHYHLGYFLYAIAVLAKIDPAWGRKYRPQAYSMMADFMNLGRRTNSNYPRLRCFDLYTLHSWAGGLTEFADGRNQESTSEAVNGYYSAALMGLAYGDTHLVAVGSTLAAMEIQAAQTWWHVREGDTLYEEVFTKENRVVGVLWASKRDSGLWFAGAERKDCRLGIQVLPLLPITEVLFSDIQFVKQLVDWTYPALSREGIEGWKGFVYALEGIYDKGSALEKVRSLSGFDDGNSISNLLWWIHSRGDEEEIGCSDGGKYCWFGHYCH; encoded by the coding sequence atggTGAAGAAATTGCTGCGTAAAGCCCAACTCTTCGTCACTAAGTCTTTCCACAAACGCCGTCGTCCTTCTCCTCCTCGACCTTATAATccgcctcctccttctcctcctcctcctccattcccgccgccgccgccaccgccgccgccggccgccatGTCTCCGCCGCAGCCCCAGTTCCCTTTCGTCTTCCCGCGCGCCGAGTCCACGGTCCTCCCCGACCCTTCCCCCTTCTTCGCGCCGGGCCTCCTCGGCGCCCCGCTCCCGACCAACTCCTTCTTCCAGAACTTCGCCCTCAACAGCGGCGACCAGGCCGAGTACATCCACCCCTACCTCGTCAAGCCCTCCCCGTCCTCCGTCGCCGTCTCGTTCCCTTCCCGCTTCGCCACCTCCGCCTTCCTGTACCAAGTCTTCACCGCCGACCTCACCGTCTCCGCCGCCTCGGCgggcggcgatggcgacggcggcggcggcgacgctGGGGCGGGGGCGCCGCGGCACGTGATCTCGTCGTACAGCGACCTCAGCGTGACGCTGGACTTCGCGGCCTCGGGCCTGAGGTTCGTCCTAGCCAGGGGGAGCCCTTACCTGACCTGCCTGGTCAACCGCGGGGTGGAGGTCGCGATCGCCACGATTCACGCGATCCTCTCGCTCTCCTCGAACAGCAGCCGCACCAAGCATACCGTGAAGCTCAACAACAACCAGACCTGGCTTGTCTACACTTCCTCGCCGATCAGTTTCAGGCACAGTCTCAATGCGATGACTTCGGGGAGGTTCTCCGGGGTCATCAGGATCGCCTGCTTGCCGGACGCTGGATCGTTTAGCGAGGAGGTCTTGGACAGGTTCAGTTCCTCGTATGCTCTGTCCGGTGATGCGGTGTTGACTAGGCCGTTTTGCGTGGAGTACAAGTGGGAGAAGAGAGGGTGGGGGGATCTGCTCATGCTCGCGCACCCGCTCCACGTTCAACTTCTGTCTCCCGATGACTGCGGCGTCACTGTGTTGGAGGATTTCAAGTATAGGAGTATCGATGGCGATCTTGTTGGTGTGGTTGGAGATTCCTGGGTGTTGAAATCTGATCCTGTCTCTGTCACTTGGCATTCAATCAGAGGCATCAAGGAAGAGTCGCGCGATGAAATCATTCAAGCCCTTAGCAGGGATGTCGAGTCCCTTGATCCAGCTGCGATAACGACGgcttcatcttatttttatgGGAAATTGATTGCCAGAGCGGCAAGGTTGGCTTTGATTGCCGAGGAGGTGTCTTATCCTGAAGTTATCCCGGCGGTTGGGAAATATCTGAAGAGCACCATAGAGCCATGGTTGGATGGGACTTTCAGTGGTAATGGATTCTTGTATGATGCGAAATGGGGTGGGATCATCACCAAGCTAGGATCGAAAAATGCTGGCGAAGATTTTGGCTTCGGGTTGTACAATGATCATCACTATCATTTAGGGTACTTCCTTTATGCGATTGCTGTTCTCGCCAAGATTGATCCTGCATGGGGAAGGAAGTACAGGCCTCAAGCTTATTCAATGATGGCGGATTTCATGAACTTGGGGAGAAGAACGAATTCCAATTATCCGCGTCTGAGGTGCTTTGACCTGTATACATTGCACTCTTGGGCTGGTGGATTGACTGAATTTGCAGATGGGCGGAATCAGGAGAGCACGAGTGAGGCTGTGAATGGTTACTATTCAGCTGCTTTAATGGGATTGGCCTATGGAGACACCCATCTTGTTGCCGTTGGGTCAACGCTCGCTGCAATGGAAATTCAAGCAGCTCAAACATGGTGGCATGTTAGAGAAGGTGATACTTTATATGAGGAAGTCTTCACTAAGGAGAACAGGGTGGTGGGTGTTCTGTGGGCTAGCAAAAGGGACAGTGGTCTTTGGTTCGCTGGAGCGGAGCGGAAAGATTGTAGGCTTGGAATTCAGGTTTTGCCTTTGTTGCCTATTACTGAGGTTCTATTCTCGGATATCCAGTTTGTGAAACAGCTGGTGGATTGGACATACCCAGCATTGAGCAGGGAGGGAATTGAAGGATGGAAAGGGTTTGTGTATGCATTGGAAGGGATTTATGACAAAGGTAGTGCGCTGGAAAAAGTGAGGAGCTTGAGCGGTTTTGATGATGGGAACTCTATTTCGAATCTTCTGTGGTGGATTCATAGTAGAGGTGATGAAGAAGAGATAGGATGCAGTGATGGAGGAAAGTACTGTTGGTTTGGTCACTATTGTCACTGA
- the LOC104420720 gene encoding LOW QUALITY PROTEIN: proline-rich receptor-like protein kinase PERK8 (The sequence of the model RefSeq protein was modified relative to this genomic sequence to represent the inferred CDS: deleted 3 bases in 2 codons), with amino-acid sequence MASKSPSPTSSPSLASPPSATPSSSSASPPPPAAAAASPPPQSPSAPPPSPPPSPPPPTAAASPPPSPPASPPPSPPASPPPSTPASPPPSPPPSPGRPSPAVNSPPPPNVPSPPPPTVNAPPPASPTPPAATPPASQPPPSPPPPQAVSPATSPPSAPSSKSPPPPQAKSPSSSHPPPPPASPKTSPAPTANSPPAATSPPSSSSSPPPSPPPPPPSNSSAAGSPNSSPLPSIPTEKPTARSTNGTNALANSTSTDTGGLKTGGAVAIGLVVGFLVLSLLVMAVWVAKKRKRRGPQSNVGYNMPSPVASSQNSESLFLKSQSPIMPVGSGSGSNFMYSPSEQGGMNNSKSWFTYDELAHATDNFSAHNLLGEGGFGRVYKGVLVDGREVAVKQLKIGSGQGEREFRAEVEIISRVHHRHLVSLVGYCILEHDRLLVYDYVPNDTLHYHLHAEGRPVMDWATRVKVAAGAARGIAYLHEDCHPRIIHRDIKSSNILLDKNFEAQVSDFGLAKLALDSNTHVTTRVMGTFGYMAPEYATSGKLTEKSDVYSFGVVLLEMITGRKPVDVSQPLGDESLVEWARPLLTQALEDEDFEALVDPKLQKQYIESEMFRMIEAAAACIRHSATKRPRMSQVVRALDSLDELSDLSNGMRPGQSEIYNSREQSAQIRMFRRMAFGSQDHSTDFFDRTHSSWRSRGSTTDQSM; translated from the exons ATGGCATCTAAATCGCCTTCTCcaacttcttctccttccttggCCTCGCCTCCATCCGCCACTCCCTCCAGTTCTTCGGCTAGTCCGCccccgccggcggcggcggcggcatctCCACCGCCCCAGTCTCCTTCCGCACCACCTCCTTCGCCACccccatcgccgccgccgccaacaGCAGCGGCTTCACCGCCTCCGTCGCCTCCGGCATCTCCCCCGCCCTCGCCTCCGGCATCGCCCCCGCCATCGACTCCGGCATCACCCCCGCCATCTCCCCCGCCATCACCC GGCCGCCCCTCCCCGGCTGTGAACTCGCCACCTCCTCCAAATGTGCCATCGCCCCCACCACCAACCGTGAACGCCCCTCCCCCA GCCTCCCCGACGCCTCCGGCAGCGACTCCGCCCGCTTCGCAGCCTCCTCCTAGTCCCCCTCCTCCTCAGGCAGTTTCGCCAGCAACGAGTCCTCCTTCAGCCCCATCGTCAAAATCTCCACCTCCTCCACAAGCGAAGTCACCATCGAGTTCCCATCCGCCTCCACCACCAGCTAGTCCTAAAACTTCTCCAGCTCCAACAGCAAATTCACCACCAGCGGCCACGTCACCTCCTTCCTCGTCTTCCTCTCCACCGCCgtcacctcctcctcctcctcccagCAATTCATCGGCAGCTGGAAGTCCGAATTCATCACCATTACCTTCCATTCCCACAGAAAAGCCAACGGCGAGATCTACTAATGGTACAAATGCATTGGCGAATTCCACATCCACGGACACGGGGGGGCTAAAGACTGGTGGAGCCGTGGCGATTGGCCTGGTAGTTGGGTTCCTGGTTCTGAGTCTTCTTGTCATGGCTGTGTGGGTTGCGAAGAAACGGAAGAGACGGGGTCCTCAGTCAAATGTTGGATACAACATGCCTTCTCCCGTTGCCTCCTCCCAAAACTCAG AATCATTATTTTTAAAGTCCCAATCGCCAATTATGCCAGTAGGAAGTGGTTCTGGCAGCAATTTCATGTATTCACCCTCGGAGCAAGGAGGCATGAACAACTCAAAGTCATGGTTCACATATGATGAGCTAGCTCATGCGACTGACAATTTTTCAGCCCACAATCTTTTGGGAGAAGGTGGATTTGGTCGTGTATACAAAGGTGTGTTGGTAGATGGAAGAGAAGTTGCAGTGAAGCAGCTTAAGATTGGCAGTGGACAAGGAGAGCGAGAGTTTAGAGCAGAGGTCGAGATCATTAGCAGAGTGCACCACCGTCATTTAGTTTCATTGGTGGGATACTGTATATTGGAGCACGATAGGTTGCTCGTCtatgattatgttccaaatgaCACCCTTCACTACCATCTCCATG CTGAAGGCCGGCCTGTTATGGATTGGGCGACTAGAGTGAAGGTTGCTGCTGGTGCTGCTCGTGGAATAGCTTACCTCCATGAAGATT GCCATCCCCGCATAATACACAGGGATATAAAATCCTCGAACATCCTTCTTGACAAGAACTTTGAAGCTCAG GTCTCAGATTTTGGTCTTGCAAAATTAGCATTGGATTCAAATACACATGTTACAACACGAGTCATGGGAACCTTTGG ATACATGGCTCCAGAGTATGCAACTAGCGGAAAGTTGACTGAAAAATCTGATGTTTATTCCTTTGGGgttgttcttttggagatgattACCGGACGCAAGCCTGTAGATGTCTCTCAGCCACTTGGTGATGAGAGCCTGGTTGAATGG GCCCGACCATTGCTGACTCAAGCACTTGAAGATGAGGACTTCGAGGCATTGGTAGATCCGAAGCTACAAAAACAGTACATTGAAAGTGAGATGTTCCGAATGATAGAGGCGGCTGCAGCTTGTATTCGGCATTCAGCCACAAAAAGGCCGCGTATGAGTCAG GTCGTTAGGGCTTTAGATTCATTGGACGAATTGTCAGATCTCAGCAATGGAATGAGACCAGGGCAAAGCGAAATCTATAATTCAAGAGAGCAGTCTGCGCAAATCAGGATGTTCCGGCGGATGGCATTCGGTAGCCAAGACCATAGCACTGATTTTTTTGACAGAACTCACAGCAGCTGGAGGAGTCGTGGGTCTACTACTGATCAGAGTATGTAG
- the LOC104419488 gene encoding protein trichome birefringence-like 19 codes for MKFTVSELHSGKIPPQSNTSSTKKVLVLASTPVLLAAIPLYLFITGTHLGAPSFQELEISTGISKGIERVDRRRCDVFKGQWVHHPNAAYYTNVTCPLIIDQHNCLKFGRPDTEFLKWRWKPDECELPRFHAGRFLEMARGKSLAFVGDSVGRNQMQSLLCLLAKVEVPEEISHRYSIDTTYFKRWYFSVHKFTLATFWAPFLVKSRDADPDSHSFNNIMSLYLDEPDLSWASEIADFDFVVISAGQWFFRPLMYYEKRKVIGCGSCEVNNVTDLTRFYGYRMAFRTAFRELLNQKAYKGMTFLRTFSPAHFENGAWNTGGSCARTRPFASGEAKLEGEDLEFYLTQVEEFRAAQKEGIKRGLTFRLLDTTEAMIQRPDGHPNRLGHLALRNETMADCVHWCMPGPIDLWNEFLFHVMWSESRGSPHGQTQKSARRAKTADWLF; via the exons ATGAAGTTCACAGTTTCTGAACTTCACTCAGGGAAAATCCCACCACAGAGCAACACCAGCAGCACCAAGAAGGTGCTGGTGCTTGCCTCGACGCCTGTTCTTCTCGCAGCAATCCCCCTTTATTTGTTCATCACCGGCACGCATCTTGGTGCCCCGTCATTTCAGGAGCTGGAGATTAGCACCGGCATTTCGAAAGGAATAGAGCGAGTGGACAGGAGGAGGTGTGATGTATTTAAAGGGCAATGGGTTCATCACCCGAATGCCGCGTACTACACCAACGTGACTTGCCCTCTGATCATCGATCAGCACAACTGCCTGAAGTTTGGGAGACCCGACACCGAGTTCCTGAAGTGGCGGTGGAAGCCCGACGAGTGCGAGCTGCCCCGGTTCCACGCGGGCCGGTTCTTGGAGATGGCTCGAGGGAAATCGCTCGCGTTCGTGGGGGATTCAGTTGGGAGGAATCAAATGCAGTCGCTGCTGTGCCTCCTGGCCAAA GTGGAAGTTCCTGAGGAAATATCTCACAGATACTCAATAGACACAACATACTTCAAGAGGTGGTACTTCTCAGTTCACAAGTTCACGCTAGCCACCTTCTGGGCTCCATTCCTGGTGAAGTCCAGAGATGCAGACCCAGATAGTCACTCCTTCAACAACATCATGAGCCTCTACTTGGACGAGCCCGATCTGTCTTGGGCTTCTGAGATCGCAGACTTCGACTTCGTAGTCATCTCGGCAGGCCAGTGGTTCTTCCGGCCTCTGATGTACTATGAAAAGCGCAAGGTCATCGGTTGTGGCTCTTGCGAGGTGAACAACGTCACCGACCTCACCAGGTTCTACGGTTACCGGATGGCCTTTCGAACTGCCTTTAGAGAACTCCTGAATCAAAAGGCCTATAAAGGCATGACATTTTTGAGGACGTTCTCTCCTGCGCACTTTGAGAACGGCGCGTGGAACACTGGAGGGAGCTGCGCAAGGACGAGGCCGTTTGCGAGTGGAGAGGCCAAGCTCGAGGGGGAGGATCTGGAGTTCTACTTGACCCAAGTGGAGGAGTTCAGGGCGGCCCAGAAGGAGGGAATCAAGAGGGGCCTCACGTTTAGGTTGCTGGACACCACCGAGGCAATGATCCAGAGACCCGACGGGCACCCCAACCGTTTGGGGCATTTGGCGCTGAGGAACGAGACAATGGCCGATTGCGTGCACTGGTGCATGCCGGGTCCTATCGACTTGTGGAACGAGTTCTTGTTTCACGTTATGTGGTCGGAGAGTCGAGGATCTCCTCATGGGCAGACGCAGAAGAGTGCGCGACGAGCAAAAACTGCAGATTGGTTGTTCTAG